From the genome of Vicia villosa cultivar HV-30 ecotype Madison, WI linkage group LG2, Vvil1.0, whole genome shotgun sequence, one region includes:
- the LOC131646249 gene encoding uncharacterized protein LOC131646249, with the protein MDPSQYHFDIAAYNQNREIEENYIVNRFRERRNKISEDNAPRSRKYLNRDHAAANQRLIDDYFANEPTYNDAMFRRRYRMKKNVFLRIVGDLSSSDNYFTQRVDAANKEGISPLAKCTTAMRMLAYGVAADAVDKYIKIGGTTALECLRRFCKGIIRLYEQVYLRAPTQDDLQRILHVSEMRGFPGMIGSIDYRSPVFDDVEQGKAPSVNFFVNQRPYNMAYYLADGIYPSYPTFVKSIRLPQSEPDKLFAKFQEGYRKDIERAFGVLQARFKIIREPARLWDIADLGIIMRSCIILHNLIVEDERDSYSQRWTDFEQSGESGSSAPQPYSTEVLPAFANHVRARSEFRDPNVHQELQADLVKHIWTKFGTFRD; encoded by the exons ATGGATCCATCACAATATCATTTTGATATCGCAGCCTACAATCAAAATCGTGAAATTGAAGAAAATTATATAGTCAATCGATTTAGAGAGCGTAGAAACAAAATATCGGAAGATAATGCGCCTCGTAGTAGAAAATATCTCAATAGAGATCATGCAGCGGCAAACCAAAGACTAATTGACGACTACTTTGCCAATGAGCCTACATATAACGATGCAATGTTTCGTCGTCGGTACCGgatgaaaaaaaatgttttccttCGAATCGTTGGGGACCTTTCAAGTAGTGATAACTACTTCACCCAGCGAGTTGATGCAGCCAATAAAGAAGGTATATCACCCTTAGCAAAATGTACCACAGCAATGCGAATGTTAGCATATGGTGTGGCAGCAGATGCGGTCGATAAGTACATCAAAATAGGAGGTACTACAGCATTGGAGTGCTTACGTAGATTTTGTAAAGGAATCATACGCTTGTACGAGCAAGTGTATCTGAGAGCACCAACCCAAGATGACCTGCAAAGAATACTGCATGTTAGTGAAATGCGGGGGTTCCCAGGGATGATTGGGAGTATTGACT ACCGGTCACCAGTGTTTGATGACGTGGAACAGGGAAAGGCTCCAAGTGtgaatttctttgtgaatcaacGTCCATATAATATGGCATACTATCTAGCTGATGGTATCTACCCTTCTTATCCAACTTTCGTCAAATCGATTAGACTTCCTCAAAGTGAACCCGATAAATTATTTGCAAAATTTCAGGAGGGATATCGGAAGGACATCGAACGTGCATTTGGAGTGCTCCAAGCTCGATTTAAAATCATCCGTGAACCAGCTCGCTTGTGGGACATAGCTGATTTGGGTATCATCATGAGGTCATGCATCATATTACATAATTTGATTGTTGAGGATGAACGAGATTCATATTCTCAACGTTGGACCGATTTTGAGCAATCTGGGGAAAGTGGATCTAGTGCACCACAACCATACTCGACCGAGGTGTTACCCGCTTTTGCAAATCATGTGCGTGCTAGATCAGAGTTCCGTGATCCAAATGTTCATCAAGAATTGCAAGCCGATCTAGTGAAGCACATATGGACAAAGTTTGGAACGTTCCGTGATTGA